Proteins encoded by one window of Chromobacterium violaceum ATCC 12472:
- a CDS encoding inhibitor of vertebrate lysozyme family protein has protein sequence MKTLAPLLLSLSILLPAAPAVAAPASSAPAAEAVFAELARQPDYQAAWMSMTAGAKDAPEWLREARATSAPYHSAFIAGKRYLAGEMCKPHDCASNRFFGLFSADKRRAVGLLVTVADVPEAVDHPAKHASYRWFGKPDKNQRAYLMQQLKQDPNWK, from the coding sequence ATGAAAACGCTCGCCCCCCTGCTATTGTCCCTGTCCATCCTGCTGCCGGCCGCGCCGGCCGTCGCCGCGCCCGCCTCCTCGGCGCCGGCCGCCGAAGCGGTGTTCGCCGAGCTGGCGCGCCAGCCGGATTACCAGGCGGCCTGGATGAGCATGACGGCAGGCGCCAAAGACGCGCCGGAGTGGCTGCGCGAAGCCCGCGCCACCAGCGCGCCCTACCACTCCGCCTTCATTGCCGGCAAACGCTACCTGGCCGGCGAGATGTGCAAGCCGCACGACTGCGCGTCCAACCGCTTCTTCGGCCTGTTCAGCGCCGACAAGCGCCGCGCCGTCGGCCTGCTGGTAACGGTGGCCGACGTGCCCGAGGCGGTGGATCACCCGGCCAAGCACGCCAGCTACCGCTGGTTCGGCAAGCCGGACAAAAACCAGCGCGCCTATCTGATGCAACAACTGAAACAGGATCCGAACTGGAAATGA
- a CDS encoding succinylglutamate desuccinylase/aspartoacylase family protein: protein MLTRHHPLLSPSLGSQRALTSFHFGQAGRGEKVHIQASLHADELPGMLVAWHLKQRLRQLEDEGAILGEIAVLPAANPIGLNQNQNSKLMGRFEAMSGQNFNRHYLPLAEPVFAAVRHQLGADAKANTRLIRAAMRAELARQQPQTELQSLRHALHSMAFDADIMLDLHCDSRADLHLYTGTPLWDQCEPLSRYLGACATLLAEDSGDYPFDESCSQPWWQLRDLAAQAGLSAPIEMACLAVTVELRGECDVNHEYAAHDAEAIIDFLQHRGVIAGDAPPLPPLRHPATPLAGSEDLLAPHAGVVVYRAATGSLLSPGDLVADVIDPLSDAVSQVCTQRGGVLYATSDRPYATAGLGIARVAGDTAFKNGKLLTA, encoded by the coding sequence ATGCTCACCCGCCACCACCCCCTGCTGTCGCCCAGCCTGGGCAGCCAGCGCGCGCTGACCAGCTTTCACTTCGGCCAGGCAGGCCGCGGCGAGAAAGTCCACATCCAGGCCAGCCTGCACGCGGACGAGCTGCCCGGCATGCTGGTGGCCTGGCACCTGAAGCAGCGGCTGCGCCAGTTGGAGGACGAAGGCGCCATCCTGGGCGAGATCGCGGTGTTGCCGGCGGCCAACCCCATCGGACTGAATCAGAACCAGAACAGCAAGCTGATGGGCCGATTCGAAGCGATGAGCGGCCAGAACTTCAACCGCCACTACCTGCCGCTGGCGGAGCCGGTGTTCGCCGCCGTGCGCCACCAGCTGGGCGCCGACGCCAAGGCCAACACCCGGCTGATCCGCGCCGCGATGCGCGCCGAGCTGGCCAGGCAGCAGCCGCAGACCGAGCTGCAGTCGCTGCGCCACGCGCTGCACTCGATGGCCTTCGACGCCGACATCATGCTGGACCTGCACTGCGACAGCCGCGCCGACCTGCACCTGTACACCGGCACGCCGCTGTGGGACCAGTGCGAGCCGCTGTCCCGCTATCTGGGCGCCTGCGCCACGCTGTTGGCCGAAGATTCCGGCGATTACCCGTTCGACGAGTCCTGCAGCCAGCCGTGGTGGCAGCTGCGCGACCTGGCCGCGCAGGCCGGGCTGTCCGCGCCTATCGAAATGGCCTGCCTGGCGGTCACGGTGGAGCTGCGCGGCGAATGCGACGTCAACCACGAATACGCGGCCCATGACGCCGAGGCCATCATCGACTTCCTGCAGCATCGCGGCGTGATCGCCGGCGACGCGCCGCCGCTGCCGCCGCTGCGCCACCCGGCCACGCCGCTGGCAGGCTCCGAAGACCTGCTGGCGCCCCACGCCGGCGTGGTGGTGTACCGCGCGGCGACCGGCAGCCTGCTCAGCCCGGGCGACTTGGTAGCCGACGTGATCGACCCGCTGAGCGACGCCGTCAGCCAGGTCTGCACCCAGCGCGGCGGCGTGCTGTACGCCACCAGCGACCGGCCCTACGCCACCGCCGGCCTCGGCATCGCCCGCGTGGCCGGCGACACCGCGTTCAAGAACGGCAAGCTGTTGACCGCCTGA
- a CDS encoding putative hemolysin → MKTLKPLLATLPAFLLAACAQNPAPQPKAVGMANPASVHCVKQGGKLLPQKDAAGNEYALCQLPDGRTVEEWTLFRSQQPAAGAP, encoded by the coding sequence ATGAAAACGCTGAAACCCCTACTCGCCACGCTGCCCGCATTCCTTCTGGCCGCCTGCGCGCAAAATCCCGCGCCGCAGCCGAAGGCGGTGGGCATGGCCAATCCGGCCTCGGTCCATTGCGTGAAGCAAGGCGGCAAGCTGTTGCCGCAGAAGGACGCCGCCGGCAACGAATACGCGCTGTGCCAGCTGCCCGATGGCCGGACGGTGGAGGAGTGGACGCTGTTCCGCTCGCAGCAGCCGGCCGCCGGCGCGCCCTGA